In the Aromatoleum bremense genome, one interval contains:
- a CDS encoding oxidoreductase, with translation MSTSEKKVWFITGASRGFGLEVARDALQRGDLVVATARKPETITAALGAHDSLYCVPLDVTDEAQAIAAADVAVARFGRIDVLLNNAGYGLLGAVEEASAQEVERQFATNVFGVLNVTRAVLPHMRRAGKGHVINISSIGGYAAYAGWGVYGATKFAVEGLTEALAMELAPLGIHATVVEPGFFRTDFLDDASLVRTRRELDDYAATVGAMRDFSTSANHQQPGDPKKLSRALLVLADSPKPPVRLPLGTDTVARIAEKNRSVEAELEQWLTVAVSTDHDDVAK, from the coding sequence ATGTCCACATCCGAGAAGAAAGTCTGGTTCATCACCGGCGCATCCCGCGGTTTCGGCCTGGAAGTCGCCCGCGACGCATTGCAGCGGGGCGACCTCGTCGTCGCCACCGCCCGCAAGCCCGAGACCATCACGGCCGCCCTCGGCGCGCACGACAGCCTGTATTGCGTTCCGCTCGACGTCACCGACGAAGCGCAGGCCATCGCCGCGGCCGACGTTGCCGTGGCGCGCTTCGGCCGCATCGACGTGCTGCTCAACAACGCCGGCTATGGCCTGCTGGGCGCGGTCGAAGAGGCCAGCGCGCAGGAGGTCGAGCGCCAGTTCGCGACCAACGTGTTCGGGGTGCTGAACGTGACGCGCGCCGTGCTGCCGCACATGCGCCGCGCCGGCAAGGGCCACGTCATCAACATCTCGTCCATCGGCGGTTATGCCGCCTACGCGGGATGGGGTGTGTACGGCGCTACCAAGTTCGCGGTGGAAGGGCTCACGGAAGCGCTGGCGATGGAGCTCGCCCCGCTGGGCATCCATGCCACGGTGGTCGAGCCGGGCTTCTTCCGCACGGACTTCCTGGACGACGCCTCGCTGGTCCGCACCCGGCGGGAACTGGACGACTACGCGGCCACCGTCGGTGCCATGCGCGACTTCAGCACGTCGGCCAACCACCAGCAGCCGGGCGACCCGAAGAAGCTCTCGCGCGCCCTGCTCGTCCTGGCCGACAGTCCGAAGCCGCCGGTGCGCCTGCCGCTGGGCACGGACACGGTGGCCCGGATCGCCGAGAAGAACCGGTCCGTCGAGGCCGAACTGGAGCAGTGGCTGACCGTGGCGGTGTCGACGGATCACGACGACGTCGCCAAGTGA
- a CDS encoding MFS transporter — translation MNNLETTADRRVGGAAALMVLFLTTVVQSLTSMAALMVPVLAPRMAVDLGLPPATVGYYIALVFLAAIPATVLGGDAVIRFGPIRVSQAGLVICAIGLALLCVGSPWLCLLGALLIGFGYGPVTPASSHMLSLSTPQRNLGLVFSVKQTGVPLGGALAGFFAPMLEASVGWQGALLAVACLLCCAATQSLRTPHDDDRIRSHTLGLGVFRELARLLARSPSLRTLAFASFCFSTFQLSLTTYLVTYLHETFGYTLVAAGLTMSAAQASGVIGRILWGIAADRWLGSVRMLAALAVAMAAGAAVLAGMPATWGPWPLMAVVCIVSACALGWNGTFLAEVARQAPSGAAGRATGAILSCTFAGVVVGPPLFGIVASLTGGYRLAFAVIAAGPAIAAIALYLKRSTFRTST, via the coding sequence GTGAACAATCTCGAAACCACGGCCGACCGTCGCGTAGGCGGTGCAGCGGCCCTGATGGTGCTTTTCCTCACCACTGTCGTTCAATCTCTCACGTCAATGGCTGCGCTGATGGTGCCCGTGCTGGCGCCGCGGATGGCCGTCGATCTCGGCCTGCCACCGGCCACCGTGGGCTATTACATCGCCCTGGTGTTCCTTGCCGCGATCCCGGCCACGGTGCTGGGAGGCGATGCGGTGATCCGCTTCGGCCCGATCCGGGTGAGCCAGGCCGGCCTGGTGATCTGCGCCATCGGCCTGGCGCTCCTTTGCGTCGGCAGCCCCTGGCTGTGTCTGCTCGGAGCCTTGTTGATCGGATTCGGCTACGGTCCGGTCACGCCCGCCAGCAGCCATATGCTGTCGCTGTCGACGCCACAGAGAAACCTGGGCCTGGTGTTTTCGGTCAAGCAGACCGGCGTTCCGCTCGGGGGCGCGCTCGCTGGCTTCTTTGCCCCGATGCTCGAGGCGTCGGTGGGCTGGCAAGGCGCGCTGCTCGCCGTCGCCTGCCTGCTCTGCTGCGCGGCGACGCAGTCGCTGCGCACCCCGCACGACGACGATCGCATCCGCAGCCATACGCTCGGACTGGGCGTCTTTCGCGAACTGGCGCGGCTGCTGGCACGCTCACCGTCGCTGCGGACCCTCGCCTTCGCGTCGTTCTGTTTTTCGACCTTCCAGCTCTCGCTCACCACCTACCTGGTCACTTATCTGCACGAAACCTTCGGCTATACGCTGGTTGCGGCCGGGCTGACCATGTCTGCGGCACAGGCTTCAGGGGTCATCGGCCGCATCCTGTGGGGCATTGCCGCTGACCGCTGGCTCGGCTCGGTCAGGATGCTCGCGGCCCTCGCCGTGGCGATGGCGGCAGGCGCAGCGGTCCTCGCGGGCATGCCCGCGACATGGGGACCGTGGCCTCTGATGGCTGTCGTCTGCATCGTCAGTGCGTGCGCGCTCGGCTGGAACGGCACCTTCCTGGCCGAGGTCGCGCGCCAGGCTCCGTCCGGCGCTGCTGGACGTGCGACGGGGGCGATCCTGTCATGCACCTTCGCCGGCGTCGTCGTCGGCCCCCCGCTGTTCGGAATCGTGGCCTCACTGACGGGCGGTTATCGCCTGGCGTTCGCTGTCATTGCGGCCGGGCCGGCCATCGCCGCCATTGCGCTGTACCTGAAGCGTTCGACCTTCCGCACAAGCACCTGA
- the pgsA gene encoding CDP-diacylglycerol--glycerol-3-phosphate 3-phosphatidyltransferase, with translation MLFNVPNSLTWARIALIPLFVGVFYLPDSWLDVEEKNFVATVIFIVAAVTDWFDGYLARALNQTSAFGAFLDPVADKLMVAAALILLVQLARVDSIIAVVIIGREITISALREWMARVGQSAGVAVAFVGKLKTAAQMTAIPLLLYNAPLLSLDLRVIGNVLIYIAAALTLWSMGYYLHRAMPQLARYDRDIRNKSG, from the coding sequence ATGCTATTCAATGTTCCGAATTCGCTGACCTGGGCGCGCATTGCGCTGATTCCGCTGTTTGTCGGCGTATTTTATCTTCCCGACAGCTGGCTCGACGTCGAAGAGAAAAACTTCGTCGCAACGGTCATTTTCATCGTCGCAGCCGTCACCGACTGGTTCGACGGTTATCTCGCCCGCGCACTCAACCAGACTTCGGCCTTCGGCGCGTTTCTCGACCCGGTCGCGGACAAGCTGATGGTTGCAGCGGCGCTGATCCTGCTTGTGCAGCTCGCGCGCGTCGATTCCATCATCGCCGTCGTCATCATCGGCCGGGAGATCACGATTTCAGCACTCCGCGAATGGATGGCGCGGGTCGGGCAATCGGCCGGCGTTGCGGTCGCTTTCGTCGGCAAGTTGAAGACGGCGGCGCAGATGACGGCCATTCCGCTGCTGCTCTACAATGCACCGTTGCTGTCGCTGGACCTTCGCGTGATCGGTAACGTCCTGATTTATATTGCAGCAGCCCTGACGTTGTGGTCGATGGGCTATTACCTTCACCGTGCGATGCCGCAGCTTGCCCGCTACGATCGGGATATTCGAAACAAAAGCGGTTGA
- the uvrC gene encoding excinuclease ABC subunit UvrC: MAAPGTLFDARTFLRTVPEEPGVYRMIGADERVLYVGKAKNLKRRVSSYFQRTQPSPRIAMMVAQILRVDITPTRSEAEALLLENNLIKSLAPRYNILFRDDKTYPYIELSGDGFPRLAYHRGAFTKGARYFGPFPNVWAVRESIHLLQKTFRLRTCENPVFQNRSRPCLLHQIKRCSAPCVGLIDKDAYAADVRLAARFLEGRASEVIDDLTTRMHAAAERLAFEEAAACRDQVRVLQAVLQRQFVDSRKDEDVDIIAAVEEGGVTCVNIAMVRGGRHLGDRPQFPSVTAGIGTLDAALAFIEQHYREHELPTKLLVNVPLAPVRLLMDEIRDKPCALLAPRLQAEKAWMGMAENNARLAIIARARDTGRAEMRLEALRETLDLAEAPRRIECFDISHTMGEATVASCVVSVDGAMKNSEYRRYNITGITPGDDFAAMRQVLERRYGKVAAGEGVCPDLILIDGGKGQVSSARSVLADVGLESIAMVGVAKGEERKPGLETLVFPDGRTQNLAIDHPALHLIQEIRDEAHRFAITGHRARRAKTRVGSRLEDIPGIGPTRRRNLLASFGGLDGVRAATVEDLCRVGGVSRKTAEAIYNALH, encoded by the coding sequence ATGGCTGCTCCCGGTACACTGTTCGACGCGCGGACCTTCCTCAGGACGGTCCCCGAGGAACCTGGCGTCTATCGCATGATCGGCGCCGACGAGCGGGTCCTCTACGTCGGCAAGGCGAAGAATCTCAAGCGCCGCGTGTCGAGCTACTTCCAGCGCACCCAGCCGAGCCCGCGGATCGCGATGATGGTCGCGCAGATCCTGCGTGTCGACATCACGCCGACGCGCTCCGAGGCTGAAGCGCTGCTGCTCGAGAACAACCTCATCAAGAGTCTCGCGCCGCGCTACAACATCCTGTTTCGCGACGACAAAACCTATCCGTACATCGAACTGTCCGGCGACGGGTTCCCACGTCTTGCTTACCACCGCGGCGCTTTCACCAAAGGCGCGCGCTATTTCGGCCCGTTCCCGAACGTATGGGCGGTGCGCGAAAGCATCCACCTGCTGCAGAAGACGTTCCGCCTGCGCACCTGCGAAAACCCGGTGTTCCAGAACCGCTCGCGCCCGTGCCTGCTGCACCAGATCAAGCGCTGCAGCGCGCCCTGCGTCGGCCTGATCGACAAGGACGCCTACGCCGCCGACGTCAGGCTCGCGGCGCGTTTCCTCGAGGGTCGGGCCTCGGAAGTCATCGACGACCTCACGACCCGCATGCACGCCGCGGCCGAGCGCCTGGCGTTCGAGGAGGCCGCGGCGTGCCGTGACCAGGTGCGCGTGCTGCAGGCGGTGCTGCAGCGCCAGTTCGTCGACAGCCGCAAGGACGAGGATGTTGATATCATCGCCGCGGTCGAGGAGGGCGGCGTGACCTGCGTGAACATCGCGATGGTGCGCGGCGGGAGGCATCTCGGCGACCGTCCGCAGTTTCCGAGTGTGACGGCCGGGATCGGCACGCTGGACGCTGCGCTCGCGTTCATCGAGCAGCACTACCGCGAACACGAGCTTCCGACGAAGCTGCTCGTGAATGTGCCGCTCGCCCCGGTCAGGCTGCTGATGGACGAGATCCGCGACAAGCCCTGCGCGTTGCTCGCGCCGCGTCTGCAGGCTGAAAAAGCGTGGATGGGAATGGCGGAGAACAACGCGCGCCTCGCCATCATCGCCCGCGCGCGGGACACCGGCCGGGCCGAAATGCGCCTCGAAGCCCTGCGCGAGACGCTCGACCTGGCTGAGGCGCCGCGGCGAATCGAGTGCTTCGATATCAGTCACACGATGGGCGAAGCGACCGTCGCATCGTGCGTCGTAAGCGTCGATGGGGCGATGAAGAACTCCGAATACCGTCGCTACAACATCACCGGCATCACTCCCGGCGACGATTTCGCCGCCATGCGCCAAGTGCTCGAGCGCCGCTATGGCAAGGTCGCAGCCGGCGAGGGCGTGTGCCCCGACCTGATACTGATCGACGGCGGCAAGGGGCAGGTCAGTTCGGCGCGTTCGGTGCTGGCTGACGTCGGGCTGGAATCGATCGCGATGGTCGGGGTGGCGAAAGGCGAGGAGCGCAAGCCCGGCCTGGAGACGCTGGTCTTTCCGGACGGCCGCACGCAGAACCTCGCAATCGACCACCCGGCACTGCACCTGATCCAGGAAATCCGCGACGAGGCCCACCGCTTCGCAATCACGGGCCACCGCGCGAGGCGGGCGAAAACACGTGTCGGTTCACGGCTCGAGGACATTCCAGGCATCGGTCCGACGCGCCGGCGCAACCTGCTCGCGAGCTTCGGCGGACTCGACGGCGTACGCGCCGCGACCGTCGAGGACCTGTGCCGCGTCGGCGGGGTCAGCCGAAAGACTGCGGAAGCGATATACAATGCCCTGCATTGA
- the nagZ gene encoding beta-N-acetylhexosaminidase: MTFQSGSPATVRPLGPVMLDVAGLALTDEERERLLDPLVGGVILFARNFRDSEQLRALTAEIHALRSPALIIAVDHEGGRVQRFRTGGFTRIPSMRCLGRIWERDHVVALESARCAGYVLAAELLAHGVDLSFTPVLDLDYGRSRVVGDRAFHRDPLVVAALAQSLVSGMAEAGMGCVGKHFPGHGYAEADSHVEIPVDEREFDAIWAEDIAPYRHRLGRQLAGVMPAHVIYPRVDPNPAGFSRFWLQDILRGRVGFGGVIFSDDLTMEGATVVGDILARARAAFGAGCDMMLVCNRPDLAVDLLDRWAPDIAPESRARIEALRSRPQAADPFALELHPVYRQARDVVAGLVEDAA, encoded by the coding sequence ATGACTTTCCAATCCGGTTCGCCCGCCACCGTCCGGCCGCTCGGGCCGGTGATGCTCGATGTCGCAGGTCTTGCGCTCACGGATGAAGAGCGCGAGCGGCTGCTCGACCCGCTGGTCGGCGGCGTGATCCTGTTCGCCCGCAACTTCCGCGACTCGGAACAGTTGCGGGCGCTGACCGCCGAGATCCATGCGCTGCGCAGCCCGGCGCTGATCATCGCGGTCGATCACGAAGGCGGTCGGGTGCAGCGTTTCCGTACCGGCGGCTTCACGCGCATTCCGTCGATGCGCTGCCTGGGGCGCATCTGGGAGCGCGACCATGTTGTCGCGCTCGAATCCGCGCGCTGCGCGGGCTACGTGCTCGCCGCCGAGCTGCTCGCGCACGGTGTCGACCTCAGCTTTACGCCGGTGCTCGATCTCGATTACGGTCGCAGCCGCGTCGTCGGCGACCGGGCTTTCCACCGCGACCCGCTCGTCGTCGCGGCGCTCGCGCAGTCGCTCGTGTCCGGCATGGCGGAGGCGGGCATGGGTTGCGTCGGCAAGCATTTTCCGGGTCATGGCTATGCCGAAGCCGATTCGCACGTCGAGATCCCGGTCGATGAACGCGAGTTCGATGCGATTTGGGCCGAGGACATCGCCCCGTACCGTCACCGGCTCGGGCGCCAGCTGGCCGGCGTGATGCCCGCGCACGTCATCTACCCGCGTGTCGATCCGAATCCGGCCGGTTTCTCGCGCTTCTGGCTGCAGGACATCCTGCGCGGGCGCGTCGGCTTTGGCGGCGTGATCTTCAGCGACGATCTGACGATGGAAGGCGCAACCGTCGTCGGCGACATTCTTGCCCGTGCGCGCGCCGCCTTCGGCGCCGGATGCGACATGATGCTGGTGTGCAACCGGCCCGACCTCGCGGTCGACCTGCTCGACCGCTGGGCACCCGACATCGCCCCGGAGAGTCGGGCGCGCATCGAGGCGTTGCGCTCGCGTCCGCAAGCTGCCGATCCGTTCGCGCTGGAACTGCATCCCGTCTACCGTCAGGCGCGTGACGTCGTCGCCGGCCTCGTCGAGGACGCGGCCTAG
- the acpS gene encoding holo-ACP synthase yields the protein MIHGIGTDIVQVERMQRSLDRHGARFAARILAASEHDGFAASRDPARFLAKRFAAKEAFGKALGTGVAIPATLHAVAVDHDELGKPLYCYDAALAGFLAERGLNAHLSLTDEADYVVAFALIEKR from the coding sequence ATGATCCACGGCATCGGTACCGACATCGTGCAGGTCGAACGCATGCAGCGCTCGCTTGATCGTCATGGGGCGCGTTTCGCCGCGCGGATTCTTGCCGCGTCCGAGCACGACGGCTTTGCGGCGAGCCGCGACCCCGCACGTTTCCTCGCCAAGCGCTTCGCGGCAAAGGAAGCGTTTGGCAAGGCGCTCGGAACAGGCGTCGCAATCCCGGCAACGCTGCACGCGGTGGCGGTCGACCACGATGAGCTCGGCAAGCCGCTGTATTGCTACGACGCGGCGCTGGCCGGCTTTCTGGCCGAGCGCGGCCTCAATGCACATTTGAGCCTCACCGACGAGGCGGACTACGTCGTCGCCTTCGCCCTGATCGAGAAACGATGA
- a CDS encoding pyridoxine 5'-phosphate synthase: MIELGVNIDHVATLRQARRTWEPDPAWAAMEAHLGGADGITVHLREDRRHIQDEDVRRLRELTQIKLNFEMAATDEMVGIACALRPEMAMLVPEGRHEVTTEGGLDVLAQEKRLKDVVGRLADAGIVSSVFIDAELEQVEAAARIGARVCEIHTGAYAHAFHAAGRDAESAAVVEQIDKVRRAGEAIRALGMRFNAGHALNYYNVQPIARLPGVRELHIGHAIISRSVFTGLREAVREMKRLMREAAGAGR; the protein is encoded by the coding sequence GTGATCGAACTCGGCGTCAATATCGACCACGTCGCGACGCTGCGCCAGGCGCGCCGCACGTGGGAACCGGATCCCGCCTGGGCGGCGATGGAGGCCCATCTGGGCGGAGCCGACGGCATTACCGTGCACCTGCGCGAGGACCGCCGCCACATCCAGGACGAGGATGTGCGCAGGCTGCGCGAGCTCACGCAGATCAAGCTGAACTTCGAGATGGCGGCCACCGATGAGATGGTCGGCATCGCGTGCGCGCTCAGGCCCGAGATGGCGATGCTGGTGCCCGAGGGGCGCCACGAGGTGACGACCGAGGGCGGGCTCGACGTGCTGGCGCAGGAAAAGCGGCTGAAGGACGTCGTCGGACGGCTCGCCGACGCCGGCATCGTCAGCAGCGTGTTCATCGATGCCGAACTCGAGCAGGTCGAGGCGGCGGCACGCATCGGCGCCCGGGTCTGCGAAATCCATACCGGCGCCTACGCCCATGCGTTCCATGCCGCCGGCCGCGATGCGGAGAGTGCTGCGGTCGTGGAGCAGATCGACAAGGTCCGCCGTGCCGGCGAGGCGATTCGGGCACTCGGCATGCGCTTCAACGCGGGCCATGCGCTGAATTATTACAACGTGCAGCCGATCGCCCGGTTGCCGGGGGTGCGCGAACTGCATATCGGGCACGCCATCATCAGCCGTTCGGTATTCACCGGCCTGCGTGAGGCGGTGCGCGAAATGAAGCGGCTGATGCGCGAGGCCGCCGGCGCCGGACGATGA
- the recO gene encoding DNA repair protein RecO, with amino-acid sequence MSQKQRIDQQPAFVLHTYPWRETSLIVEIFSRDHGRVALVAKGARRPMSALRGVIMAFQPLLMDWSGGGEVKTLVRAEWRGGQPLLTGRALMCGYYLNELLVRLTAREDAHPALFEAYADALSQLGRGDVAPILRRFELTLLRELGYGVGLDIEGDSNRAVDPAQQYVYIIEKGPVRLASDDEGLPGVSGQTLLDMAHGDFSRTETLFQSKALLRLLINHYLGGQPLQSRRVLKELQEL; translated from the coding sequence GTGAGCCAGAAGCAGCGCATCGACCAGCAACCTGCATTCGTCCTGCACACTTATCCGTGGCGCGAAACCAGCCTGATCGTCGAGATTTTCTCGCGGGACCACGGCCGGGTCGCGCTGGTGGCCAAGGGTGCGCGCCGGCCGATGTCGGCGCTGCGCGGCGTGATCATGGCTTTCCAGCCGCTGCTGATGGACTGGTCCGGCGGGGGCGAGGTCAAGACCCTGGTGCGCGCGGAATGGCGCGGCGGGCAGCCGCTGCTCACCGGTCGGGCGCTGATGTGCGGTTACTACCTCAATGAATTGCTGGTGCGGCTCACCGCACGCGAGGATGCGCATCCGGCGCTGTTCGAGGCTTACGCGGACGCGCTTTCGCAGCTCGGACGCGGCGACGTGGCGCCGATCCTGCGGCGCTTCGAACTCACGCTGCTGCGCGAACTCGGTTACGGGGTCGGCCTGGACATCGAGGGCGACTCGAACAGGGCCGTCGATCCCGCGCAGCAGTACGTCTATATAATCGAGAAGGGTCCGGTACGGCTCGCGAGCGACGACGAAGGCCTGCCGGGGGTGAGCGGCCAGACGCTGCTCGACATGGCGCATGGCGATTTTTCCCGCACCGAAACCCTTTTCCAGAGCAAGGCGCTGTTGCGCCTGCTGATCAACCACTACCTTGGCGGACAGCCGCTGCAGTCGCGCCGGGTGCTGAAGGAGTTGCAGGAACTGTGA
- the era gene encoding GTPase Era has translation MNQENTPQADDKVPFRTGFVAIVGRPNVGKSTLLNRLIGQKISIVSRKAQTTRHRVTGILTSDDAQFVFVDTPGFQTRHRNALNRSMNRTVSQVLGDVDLVFLVIEAGRFGDDDRKVVSVLPGDAKVVLVINKVDRLGDKSQLLPFIAKMAEVYPFTEIVPLSAERGTNVEALVKAATPLLPEGEPMYGADEITDRSERFLAAEFLREKLFRLLGDELPYGVAVEIEKFETEGNLRRIYAAVVVDRSSHKGIVIGKGGEQLKRIASEARVELEKLFDSKVFLEVWVKVKSGWADDERALKSLGYE, from the coding sequence ATGAATCAGGAAAATACGCCGCAAGCCGATGACAAGGTGCCGTTTCGCACCGGTTTCGTCGCCATCGTCGGGCGCCCCAACGTTGGCAAGTCGACTTTGCTGAACCGGTTGATCGGGCAGAAGATCAGCATCGTCTCCCGCAAGGCCCAGACCACGCGGCATCGCGTCACCGGTATCCTGACGAGCGACGACGCGCAGTTCGTGTTCGTCGATACGCCCGGCTTCCAGACACGGCATCGCAACGCGCTGAACCGCTCGATGAACCGCACCGTGTCGCAGGTGCTCGGCGACGTCGATCTGGTGTTCCTGGTGATCGAGGCCGGGCGCTTCGGCGACGACGACCGCAAGGTCGTCTCGGTGCTGCCTGGCGATGCGAAAGTGGTGCTGGTCATCAACAAGGTCGACCGGCTTGGCGACAAGAGCCAGCTCCTGCCGTTCATCGCGAAGATGGCGGAAGTCTATCCCTTCACCGAAATCGTGCCGTTGAGTGCCGAACGCGGCACCAACGTCGAAGCGCTCGTGAAGGCGGCTACCCCGTTGCTGCCCGAGGGCGAGCCGATGTACGGCGCCGACGAGATCACGGACCGCAGCGAACGTTTCCTGGCGGCGGAATTCCTGCGCGAGAAGCTGTTCCGCCTGCTCGGCGACGAACTGCCCTACGGCGTCGCCGTCGAGATCGAGAAGTTCGAGACGGAAGGCAACCTACGTCGCATTTATGCAGCCGTCGTGGTCGACAGGTCCAGCCACAAGGGCATCGTCATCGGCAAGGGCGGCGAGCAACTCAAGCGCATCGCCTCCGAGGCGCGTGTCGAGCTCGAAAAGCTCTTCGACAGCAAGGTGTTCCTCGAGGTGTGGGTCAAGGTCAAGAGCGGCTGGGCCGATGACGAACGGGCGCTCAAGAGTCTCGGCTACGAATAA
- the rnc gene encoding ribonuclease III, giving the protein MAGKLDRLQCSLGHRFDNPALLEQALTHRSFGQPNNERLEFLGDSVLNCVVAIALFERFAGLREGEMSRLRASLVCQDGLHRVALELDLGEYLRLGEGEMKSGGFRRPSILADALEAVFAATFLDQGFAAAKAVIDRLYGPMIAAIDPHVAAKDPKTALQELLQGRKLPLPTYVMAKVHGEAHAQEFEVVCEVNALNLRTTGRGPSRRAAEQQSAELALAQLRKQ; this is encoded by the coding sequence GTGGCAGGCAAGCTCGACCGCCTGCAGTGCAGCCTCGGACACCGGTTCGACAATCCGGCGCTGCTGGAGCAGGCCCTCACGCATCGCAGTTTCGGACAGCCCAACAACGAGCGCCTGGAGTTTCTCGGCGACAGCGTCCTCAACTGCGTCGTGGCGATTGCGCTGTTCGAGCGTTTCGCGGGCCTGCGCGAAGGCGAGATGTCGCGCCTGCGCGCATCGCTGGTGTGCCAGGACGGATTGCACCGGGTCGCGCTGGAACTCGACCTCGGCGAATATCTTCGTCTGGGCGAAGGCGAGATGAAGAGCGGCGGCTTTCGCCGTCCGTCGATTCTCGCGGATGCGCTCGAGGCGGTGTTCGCCGCGACATTTCTCGATCAGGGTTTCGCCGCCGCGAAGGCGGTGATCGATCGCCTGTACGGTCCGATGATCGCCGCGATCGATCCGCACGTCGCCGCGAAAGACCCGAAAACCGCGTTGCAGGAACTGCTGCAGGGGCGCAAGCTGCCGTTGCCGACCTATGTGATGGCCAAGGTCCACGGCGAAGCCCATGCGCAGGAATTTGAGGTGGTGTGTGAGGTCAACGCACTGAATCTTCGCACCACCGGCCGTGGCCCCAGCCGCCGTGCCGCAGAACAGCAATCGGCGGAGCTCGCGCTGGCCCAGTTGAGGAAGCAATGA
- a CDS encoding DUF4845 domain-containing protein, translating to MKSRQLGLSLIGVLIVGALLGSALLVAFRTVPAINEYLAIKRNVKLVAEEGDNGVATPELRRSFDRRRQIDDVVTVSGADLDISRPGGKTVVEVVYERKVPVAGNVSLLFDFQATSAEQ from the coding sequence ATGAAAAGCAGACAACTGGGTCTTAGCCTGATCGGCGTGCTGATTGTCGGGGCGCTGCTGGGCTCGGCGTTGCTGGTCGCTTTCCGGACCGTGCCGGCGATCAACGAATACCTGGCCATCAAGCGCAACGTAAAACTGGTTGCGGAAGAAGGCGACAACGGCGTGGCAACGCCCGAACTGCGCCGCAGTTTCGACCGGCGCCGGCAGATCGACGACGTCGTCACGGTCAGCGGGGCAGACCTCGACATCTCGAGGCCGGGCGGGAAGACGGTCGTCGAAGTTGTTTACGAACGCAAGGTGCCGGTGGCAGGGAACGTCAGCCTGCTGTTCGACTTCCAGGCCACGTCGGCCGAGCAATAG
- the lepB gene encoding signal peptidase I, translating to MNFALVLFLLLVATGVLWLIDRFVARKRRAPGSPSPWWVEYGASFFPVILIVFALRSFLVEPFKIPSGSMIPTLLVGDFILVNKWVYGIRVPVINKKIIDVEDPKRGDVMVFRYPADPSLDYIKRVVGLPGDKVEYLNKRLRINGEMVELAPQADYLHPDRLYYSPRFAEKLGDVNHSVLIERNTPAFVPHVLDFPYRENCTYTTAGVTCTVPEGHYFVMGDNRDASSDSRVWGFVPDENIVGRAFFIWFNFSDMKRIGGFH from the coding sequence GTGAATTTCGCCCTTGTATTGTTTCTGCTGCTTGTCGCCACCGGAGTGCTGTGGCTGATCGATCGCTTCGTCGCGCGCAAACGACGCGCCCCGGGATCCCCTTCTCCGTGGTGGGTCGAGTACGGGGCGAGCTTTTTCCCGGTCATCCTGATCGTGTTCGCGCTGCGATCCTTTCTCGTCGAGCCGTTCAAGATTCCATCGGGCTCGATGATTCCGACGCTGCTCGTGGGGGACTTCATCCTCGTCAATAAATGGGTCTATGGCATTCGCGTGCCGGTGATCAACAAGAAGATCATCGACGTCGAGGACCCGAAACGCGGCGACGTGATGGTGTTCCGCTATCCCGCCGATCCCTCCCTCGACTACATCAAGCGTGTGGTCGGCCTGCCTGGCGACAAAGTCGAATACCTGAACAAGCGACTGCGGATCAACGGTGAAATGGTCGAACTCGCACCCCAGGCCGACTACCTCCACCCGGATCGCCTCTACTATTCCCCGCGGTTCGCCGAGAAACTCGGCGACGTCAATCATTCGGTGCTGATCGAGCGTAATACGCCGGCATTCGTTCCGCATGTGCTGGACTTCCCGTACCGCGAAAACTGCACCTACACGACGGCCGGGGTAACCTGCACCGTGCCGGAGGGGCATTATTTCGTCATGGGCGACAACCGTGACGCAAGCAGCGACAGCCGCGTGTGGGGTTTCGTGCCGGACGAGAACATTGTCGGGCGCGCATTTTTCATCTGGTTCAACTTCAGCGACATGAAGCGCATCGGTGGTTTCCATTGA